AGATCCTTCCTCCTTGCATGCATCGTGCTGGCGCACCTTGGCGCCGGCGACGCCTTCGCCCAGATCCTCCGCCAGCCCATCCCCGACAAAACAGTGGTCCTGACTTTTGATGACGCGGTGGTCAGCCACGCCACGGTGGTGGCTCCGCTGCTCAAACAGTATGGGTTCGGCGCGACGTTTTATATCGCTGAGTTTGAAAAACCGCCGTTCTCCGACAAGACGCTGTACATGACGTGGGAGCAGATCCGCATGCTCAACCAGATGGGCTTCGAGATTGGCAACCACACCGGCTCCCACCGGCACGTGCCCGACATGTCGCCGGCGGAGTTCGCGAACGAGTTGAGCTACATCGAAGACCGCGGGATCTCCCTCGGCATCCCCCGACCGCTCACGTTCGCCTATCCGGCGTACAAGACCGATCCGTACGCCATGCTGACTCTCTCGGAAAAGGGGTACCTCTTCGCGCGCATCGGCGAGGACCGGCCGTACGATCCGGAGGTCGACCATCCCTATCTCGTGCCCAGCTACACCCTGCTGGAGGACAACGAGGCGCTGATC
This portion of the Rhodothermales bacterium genome encodes:
- a CDS encoding polysaccharide deacetylase family protein codes for the protein RSFLLACIVLAHLGAGDAFAQILRQPIPDKTVVLTFDDAVVSHATVVAPLLKQYGFGATFYIAEFEKPPFSDKTLYMTWEQIRMLNQMGFEIGNHTGSHRHVPDMSPAEFANELSYIEDRGISLGIPRPLTFAYPAYKTDPYAMLTLSEKGYLFARIGEDRPYDPEVDHPYLVPSYTLLEDNEALIMAALQEAKDGKVVVLTVHGVPDTAHPWVNTPQPLFEKYLRYLKRNGYQVLSMRDLAQYIDARQAWMMITPRFGE